A portion of the Pseudoalteromonas luteoviolacea genome contains these proteins:
- a CDS encoding nucleoside-binding outer membrane protein → MNKKISLALSTALTCIASSTYAADWSNTQLHINHGKFKNPFTKNEANTTVYSLQHSSGYQYGDNFFFIDYLVDDLDDNYQDRDFYGEWYSTFSLSKTAGFEFKNNAIKDIGLVAGFNMAGDSKVMKYLPGVKISWNAEGFSFLSTLFTAYIDDNEGVARGGAPAESNSWMIDIAWGYPFSIGNQKFEVTGHVEYIAQRENELGFDVKGWLLAQPIIRWDLGHALEMPESQLYLGLEWQYWRNKLGTDTNESVPQVHVAWTF, encoded by the coding sequence ATGAACAAAAAAATCTCTCTGGCACTATCCACTGCCCTCACTTGCATCGCTTCTTCGACGTATGCTGCAGATTGGAGCAATACGCAGCTCCATATCAATCATGGGAAGTTTAAAAACCCTTTTACAAAAAATGAGGCAAATACTACTGTATATTCATTGCAGCACAGCTCTGGTTATCAATATGGAGATAACTTTTTCTTTATAGACTATCTTGTCGATGATCTAGATGATAATTATCAAGATAGAGACTTTTATGGAGAGTGGTACTCAACATTTAGCCTGTCAAAAACAGCTGGATTTGAATTTAAAAATAATGCGATAAAAGACATAGGGTTAGTTGCTGGCTTTAATATGGCTGGCGACTCTAAAGTAATGAAATACTTGCCTGGTGTAAAAATCTCTTGGAACGCTGAAGGCTTTAGCTTTTTATCAACCTTATTTACAGCTTATATTGACGACAACGAGGGCGTAGCCAGAGGTGGTGCACCTGCGGAATCAAACAGCTGGATGATAGATATAGCTTGGGGATACCCTTTTAGTATCGGCAATCAAAAATTTGAAGTGACCGGGCATGTTGAATATATCGCCCAAAGAGAAAATGAGCTAGGTTTTGACGTTAAAGGCTGGCTACTGGCTCAACCTATCATTCGATGGGATTTGGGTCACGCACTTGAAATGCCAGAAAGCCAACTGTATTTGGGATTAGAGTGGCAATATTGGCGAAATAAGTTAGGCACTGACACCAATGAATCAGTACCTCAAGTACACGTCGCTTGGACATTTTAA
- a CDS encoding Na+/H+ antiporter NhaC family protein — MQPSFDNTRAKLSLLPLLTFVALFLGAGLYLQSQGVDYAFYQLPAPVAILPAIVLAFWLNKTSINQSVETFIKGAGHSNIITMCLIYLLAGSFSAVAGATGGVDAVVNAGLSLIPPAFLLPGLFLIAAVVSTAMGTSMGTIGAIGPIAYAVSIKTGIDPALMAGTIVSGAMFGDNLSIISDTTIAATRTQGCEMKDKFKENLKIALPAAFFTVLLLVFLTPEPQAVETKDFDWLLVLPYAFILVLAVMGLNVFAVLFSGIIFAAAVGFAGDYEGGAFVKDVYKGFTDMQEIFLLSMFIGGLSEFIRINGGLEYIATKIHKITSKLGKLNSKVADQLGIAALVMTSNMCIANNTVSIIVAGPVAKKLADDSDISPKRSASLLDIFACVMQGSLPYGAQALLLGATFSISPWDVSTSSFYCFILAFTAVAVIILRRNKA; from the coding sequence ATGCAGCCATCTTTTGACAACACACGTGCAAAGTTATCTTTGTTACCTTTACTTACCTTTGTTGCCCTATTTCTAGGCGCAGGTTTATACCTACAATCACAAGGCGTTGACTATGCCTTTTACCAATTACCCGCACCGGTGGCTATTTTGCCAGCGATCGTGCTTGCTTTTTGGTTAAATAAAACGTCAATCAATCAAAGCGTTGAAACTTTCATTAAAGGCGCTGGACACAGTAATATCATCACCATGTGCCTTATCTACTTGCTAGCTGGTTCTTTCTCGGCAGTCGCAGGAGCCACAGGTGGTGTTGATGCGGTTGTAAACGCGGGTCTATCACTAATTCCACCGGCATTTTTACTGCCAGGCTTATTTTTAATTGCTGCAGTTGTATCGACTGCCATGGGTACATCTATGGGGACTATTGGTGCAATAGGCCCGATTGCCTACGCTGTATCTATAAAAACAGGTATTGACCCAGCCCTGATGGCCGGCACAATCGTCTCTGGTGCGATGTTTGGTGACAACTTATCTATTATTTCGGATACCACAATCGCAGCGACACGTACGCAAGGTTGTGAAATGAAAGACAAGTTTAAAGAGAATTTAAAAATTGCTTTACCTGCGGCCTTCTTCACTGTGCTGCTTTTGGTATTCTTGACCCCTGAGCCTCAAGCTGTTGAAACTAAAGATTTCGATTGGTTATTGGTGCTACCTTATGCATTTATTCTAGTTCTTGCCGTCATGGGCTTGAATGTATTCGCTGTGCTCTTTAGCGGAATCATTTTTGCGGCTGCAGTTGGCTTTGCCGGTGATTATGAAGGCGGCGCATTCGTTAAAGACGTATATAAAGGCTTCACTGATATGCAGGAGATCTTTTTACTATCGATGTTTATTGGTGGCCTGTCTGAGTTTATTCGTATTAATGGCGGCTTAGAGTACATAGCAACTAAAATCCATAAAATCACGTCTAAGCTTGGCAAATTGAACAGTAAAGTTGCTGATCAACTTGGTATTGCCGCCTTGGTTATGACTAGCAATATGTGTATTGCAAACAACACGGTAAGTATTATCGTTGCAGGACCTGTTGCTAAAAAATTAGCGGACGATAGTGATATATCACCAAAGCGTTCAGCAAGTTTATTAGATATCTTCGCGTGTGTAATGCAAGGCTCTTTGCCATATGGCGCACAAGCATTATTGCTAGGCGCGACTTTCAGCATCAGTCCTTGGGATGTGTCTACATCTTCATTCTATTGCTTTATTTTAGCTTTCACTGCGGTTGCTGTGATTATTTTACGCCGTAATAAAGCCTAA
- the dapB gene encoding 4-hydroxy-tetrahydrodipicolinate reductase, whose product MTKIGVFGANGRMGQALIEAVEIEKEVELAGAFVRESSQYLDTQVKALQPVHTSALKFSAENSEDLQAGVLIDFTLPEGMLSHLKTAVSKKIPMVIGTTGLSDQEMAQLQEASKHIPIVFARNFSVGVNLLLNLVQTAATKLADEMDIEIFEAHHRNKIDAPSGTALAIGEAIAEAKGWDHDTVARYDRTNVHEAKSQDEIGYSVLRAGDIVGEHTAYFATMGERLELTHKAASRLTFASGAVRAAQWLKNKPAGLYDMQDVLGLK is encoded by the coding sequence ATGACAAAAATAGGTGTATTTGGTGCAAACGGCAGAATGGGACAGGCACTGATTGAAGCGGTAGAAATTGAAAAAGAGGTTGAACTAGCTGGCGCATTTGTGAGAGAAAGCTCGCAATATCTGGATACGCAAGTCAAGGCACTGCAACCTGTGCACACATCAGCGCTTAAATTTAGCGCCGAAAACAGTGAAGACCTGCAAGCTGGTGTGTTAATCGACTTTACGTTACCTGAAGGTATGTTGTCTCACCTAAAAACGGCAGTAAGTAAAAAAATCCCCATGGTGATTGGTACAACCGGTCTATCTGATCAAGAGATGGCACAGTTACAAGAAGCCAGTAAGCACATCCCCATTGTATTTGCGCGCAATTTTAGTGTCGGCGTAAACCTTTTATTAAACTTGGTGCAAACGGCAGCAACCAAGCTTGCTGATGAAATGGACATTGAAATATTTGAAGCCCACCACAGAAATAAGATTGATGCACCGTCAGGCACTGCGTTGGCAATCGGGGAAGCGATTGCAGAAGCGAAAGGGTGGGATCATGACACTGTCGCGAGGTATGACCGCACTAATGTTCATGAAGCGAAAAGTCAAGATGAAATTGGCTATTCAGTCCTCCGAGCAGGTGACATAGTTGGTGAACATACAGCTTACTTTGCAACCATGGGTGAAAGGCTTGAATTAACCCACAAAGCGGCATCAAGGTTAACGTTTGCATCAGGTGCAGTAAGGGCTGCACAGTGGTTGAAAAACAAACCAGCAGGACTTTATGACATGCAAGATGTCCTAGGTTTGAAGTAG